The DNA region CTTTTGCAGACTCAGCGCTGGCATTTTCTTCCAATAATACCGGAGATGCTGCTGTAGCATTGAATTGTATCATCAACTTTACCAAAGCAGGAAAAGAAGGTGATATTTTCAGAGCAGAAAGTATTTTGGTAAATGATACCAGAAAAACAGCGGTGTATGATATTCAGATTACCAATCAAAATAAAGAACTGATTGCAAAATTTGTAGGAACAGTCTACAAAATCGGAAAAAAAGTGATCGATTTATAAAAACTAAACCAGATACCCAATCAAACAAAATGAGAAAAATAGTTGCACTGCTCTTTGGGATTTCAACCCTTCTGTTGAATGCTCAGCAGAAAGTGAACGAACCTTTGAAAAAAGAACTTGATGCTATTATGAAGATAGATCAGGGATACAGAAAGCTTTTTCATTCCGGGATAACTCCTGAGAAAAAAGAAGAGCTACTGAAAGAGCTGAATATAGACCAGGAAGAATTCAAAAAGAAAGACTGGCTGTTGGTGGCTGAACAGGATAGTCTGAACATGCAGAAAATAGAAAATATTATTGCTCAATATGGCTATCCTGGAAAAACATTGGTTGGAGAACCTACGAATAAGGCAGCTTGGTACGTGATCCAACATTCAAACAAAATTGGAAAATATCTGCCTCTCATTAAAGAAGCCGGAAAAAATAAAGAAATTCCTTTCACATTGGTTGCCATGATGGAAGATAGATTTCTGATGGATGGGGACAAAGAACAGATCTATGGAACACAGGGAAAAGGAGAAATGACAAAAGATAAAGATGGAAAACAAGTCTTCATCAGTTTTGTTTGGCCTGTAAAAGATCTTGAAAATGTTAATAAAAGAAGAAAAGAAGCAGGTTTCGATTCTACCATTGAAGAAAATGCCAAAAGAATGTTCGGGCAAGACTTCAAATATGAACCTTATACTTTAAAACAGGTTTTAGAACTAAGAAATAAAAACAAATAAATCCGGTATTGTTATACATTACTAGATGGTTATATTAAAACATTATGAACAACGTATACATCATAGACTATGTCAGAACTCCCATCTCAAAATTACAGGGAGGATTATCAGAAGTAAGAGCAGATGATTTAGCAGCTATTGTTATTAAAGAAGTAGTCGCAAGAAATCCTGAAGTTCCTGTGGAGGAAATTGAGGATGTTATTTTCGGATGTGCCAATCAGGCGGGTGAAGATAACAGAAATGTTGCAAGAATGGGGCTTTTACTGGCAGGTCTTCCTTATAAAATCGGTGGAGAGACTGTCAACAGACTATGTGCTTCAGGAATGTCTGCGGTAGCGAATGCATTTCGTTCTATTGCTGCAGGAGAAGGAGAAATTTATATTGCAGGAGGAGTAGAGCATATGACGCGTTCTCCTTATGTGATGTCAAAACCTAGCGCAGCTTTCGGAAGAGACAGTCAGATGTTTGATACTACTTTCGGATGGCGTTTCATCAACCCTAAAATGAAAGAATTATATGGGGTTGACGGAATGGGAGAAACAGCAGAAAACTTAGCCGATATGCACCAGATCAACAGAGAAGATCAGGATAAATTTGCCCTTTGGTCTCAGCAGAAAGCTACTAAAGCACAGGAGAGCGGAAGACTGGCAGAAGAAATTGTAAAAGTTGAAATTCCTCAGAGAAAAGGAGATCCTATTGTTTTCGAAAAAGATGAATTTATTAAGCCTTCTTCTTCTATGGAAGGTCTGGCAAAACTTCGTCCTGCTTTCAGAAAAGAAGGAACAGTAACTGCTGGAAACGCTTCAGGAATGAATGATGGGGCAGCTGCTTTAATTTTAGCAAGTGAAGAAGCCGTAAAAAAATATGGTTTAAAGCCAAAAGTAAAAATTCTGGGATCATCTGTAGCAGGTGTTGAACCAAGAATTATGGGAATTGGGCCGGTAGAAGCTACTCAAAAATTATTAAAGAGATTGAATCTTTCTTTGGAAGATATGGATGTCATTGAATTAAACGAAGCGTTTGCAGCACAAGCACTTGCTGTAACGAGAAGCTTAGGCTTAAAAGATGATGACACCAGAATAAACCCAAATGGAGGAGCTATTGCCATTGGTCACCCGCTTGGAGTTTCCGGAGCAAGGATTGTAGGTTCTGCAGCAATGGAACTTCAGAAACAGGATAAAAAATATGCATTGTGTACCCTTTGTATCGGTGTAGGACAAGGATATGCAATGGTGATTGAAAAAGTATAATTTTTTCAATGTAATAATATAACAGTGTAGCCGTGTAACAATTATTGTTTTTTTGTCATTCTGAACGAAATATAATGAAGTGAAGAATCTCATTGGTAAACTGTTAAATTGATATGTTAAATTTTTAACGAAAATTTTATGAACATCTACTCATACCACGGGATTCGTCCCATTATAAAACCATCTGCTTACATTCATCCGCAGGCAGTCATTATCGGGAATGTAGAAATAGGTGAAGAAGTATATATCGGTCCCAATGCAGTAATCCGTGGTGACTGGGGAAAAATTATCATTAAAGATGGAGCCAATGTACAGGAAAACTGTACCCTTCATGTTTTCCCCAATATAGAAACCATTTTAGAAGAATCTGCACATATCGGACATGGAGCAATCATTCATTCAGGTCATATTGGAAAAAACTGTCTGATCGGAATGAATTCTGTTGTAATGGACAAAGCCTATATCGGTGATGAAAGTATTGTCGGAGCATTGGCTTTTGTTCCTGCCAATTTCAGATGTGAACCAAGAAAATTAGTGGTGGGAAGTCCTGCAAAAATTATCCGTGATGTTTCTGACGAAATGATCCACTGGAAAACAGAAGGAACAAAACTATATCAGGAACTGGCAAGAGAAGGAAAAGAAGCTATTCTGCCTTGTGAACCTTTTACAGAATACGTTCAGCAGATCCCAACCAAAATTGTGGATTACAGTATCTGGGATGATATCAAATAATGACCATTAAAATTAAATATGATTAAAAAAATTGCACTTGTGTGCAGCATGATGTTGGCGATGAATGGTGTAGTATCAGCACAGACTGTTACTTCAAAACCATTGACAATCGGAGAAGTGAGGACGATTAAGTCCAAAACGTTAAATGAAGACAGAACGTTGAATATTTATCTTCCACAGGGATTTGATAAAACAAAATCATATCCTGTAATCTATCTGTTGGATGGAAGTATGAATGAAGATTTTATTCACGTGACAGGATTAGTCCAATTCTTTAATCAGATGTATTCCATGCCGGAAACCATTGTGGTGGGAGTTGCTAATATAGACAGAAAAAGAGATTTTACTTTTCATACAGATTTGAAAGACTTACAGAAAGATTATCCTACAACAGGACACTCAGATAAGTTTATTGCATTTGTTGAAAAAGAATTAAAACCTTATGTGGAAAGTCAGTTCAAAACCACAGAGAAATACCTTTTTGGTCAATCTTTAGGAGGGCTTTTGGCCACAGAAATCCTTTTGAAAAAACCGGAAATGTTCAACAACTACTTTATCATTAGCCCAAGTTTGTGGTGGGATGACGAAAGCCTTTTAAAACAAGCTCCACAATTACTTTCAAAATCTCCGGATACTAAAAAGTTTGTCTATGTGTCTGTAGGGAAAGGAGAACATCCGGTGATGATAAAAGATGCCGAAGCTTTCTACGATGTTTTGAAAAAAGCAGGAAAGAAAAACTGGACATTAGAATATAAAATGATGGAAACAGACAATCACGCCACTATTCTTCACAGAAGTTTATATGAAGGACTGGTAAAGATGTTTCCGTATCAGGAACCGAAATAAATTAGTTCTCATTGATCAACTTTCTGAAGAAATATTGGATCCTAATATTGATTTTTATAATCATTATGAATATTCTAGGGCTTTATCTGATAAAAGAATCAATAGGAATTTCAGATGCTTTGGAACATGTTGAGTCAGATGAGGTAATTGCCAATCTAAAACAGAAAGACAATTTCTATACTTTGTTTGTTGAAATTGTCATCATTTTAGACTGTTGGATGGTACTTTTTATTCCTTATCTGGTTATTAGAAACTTTATTAAAAAGATTAATCTAAGCAAAAAGTAAAAAACTATATGGAAAAGTTAAAAAACTATATCTACGGACAATGGGTAGAAGGTACCGGAAACGGAATCCCTTTGTACAATGCCGTTACAGGAGAACAGGTAGCTGTTTCCGACACAGAAGGGCTTAATTTTGAACAGGCTCTTGACTATGGAAGAACAGTAGGATATAAAAACCTTTCTTCAATGACTTTCTACGACCGTGGAGAAATGTTGAAAAAAGTAGCACTTTACCTCCTGGAAAGAAAGAAAAAATACTACGACTTATCATACAAAACAGGGGCTACCCACGTTGATTCATGGGTGGATATTGAAGGAGGTTTCGGAACTTTCTTTACCTATTCCGGATTGGCAAAAAGAATGCTTCCTAATACTTCATTTTGGGTAGACGGAGACACTCAGAAGATTTCTGCTAACGGAACCTTTTTAGGAACTCATATCTTAACACCCAGTGAAGGGGTTTCTGTACAGATCAATGCTTATAACTTTCCGGTTTGGGGAATGTTGGAAAAATTGTCCACTTCCTTATTAGCGGGTGTTCCTTCTATTGTAAAACCATCACCTTTCGGATCTTACCTTACTAATGCCGTATTCCAGGATATGATTGAAAGTGGAGTACTGCCTGAAGGTGCTGTACAGTTAGTCTGTGGAGAACCGGGAAATATTTTAGATTACGTACAGGATGGCGACTCTGTTTTATTCACAGGTTCAGCCAATACCGGAAGAAAATTAAAATCACTTCCTTCTGTTGCAGGAAATGCTGTTCGTTTCAACATGGAAGCAGACTCATTGAACTGTTCAATCCTTGGATTGGAAGCAAAACCGGGAACTCCGGAATTTGACTTATTCATC from Chryseobacterium culicis includes:
- a CDS encoding PaaI family thioesterase, encoding MNPRQVADYMFNQDYFSQWMNIKMIEVKENYCLIEMPIKKDMINGLKTVHGGVTFAFADSALAFSSNNTGDAAVALNCIINFTKAGKEGDIFRAESILVNDTRKTAVYDIQITNQNKELIAKFVGTVYKIGKKVIDL
- a CDS encoding DUF6624 domain-containing protein gives rise to the protein MRKIVALLFGISTLLLNAQQKVNEPLKKELDAIMKIDQGYRKLFHSGITPEKKEELLKELNIDQEEFKKKDWLLVAEQDSLNMQKIENIIAQYGYPGKTLVGEPTNKAAWYVIQHSNKIGKYLPLIKEAGKNKEIPFTLVAMMEDRFLMDGDKEQIYGTQGKGEMTKDKDGKQVFISFVWPVKDLENVNKRRKEAGFDSTIEENAKRMFGQDFKYEPYTLKQVLELRNKNK
- the pcaF gene encoding 3-oxoadipyl-CoA thiolase; protein product: MNNVYIIDYVRTPISKLQGGLSEVRADDLAAIVIKEVVARNPEVPVEEIEDVIFGCANQAGEDNRNVARMGLLLAGLPYKIGGETVNRLCASGMSAVANAFRSIAAGEGEIYIAGGVEHMTRSPYVMSKPSAAFGRDSQMFDTTFGWRFINPKMKELYGVDGMGETAENLADMHQINREDQDKFALWSQQKATKAQESGRLAEEIVKVEIPQRKGDPIVFEKDEFIKPSSSMEGLAKLRPAFRKEGTVTAGNASGMNDGAAALILASEEAVKKYGLKPKVKILGSSVAGVEPRIMGIGPVEATQKLLKRLNLSLEDMDVIELNEAFAAQALAVTRSLGLKDDDTRINPNGGAIAIGHPLGVSGARIVGSAAMELQKQDKKYALCTLCIGVGQGYAMVIEKV
- a CDS encoding transferase hexapeptide repeat family protein: MNIYSYHGIRPIIKPSAYIHPQAVIIGNVEIGEEVYIGPNAVIRGDWGKIIIKDGANVQENCTLHVFPNIETILEESAHIGHGAIIHSGHIGKNCLIGMNSVVMDKAYIGDESIVGALAFVPANFRCEPRKLVVGSPAKIIRDVSDEMIHWKTEGTKLYQELAREGKEAILPCEPFTEYVQQIPTKIVDYSIWDDIK
- a CDS encoding alpha/beta hydrolase is translated as MIKKIALVCSMMLAMNGVVSAQTVTSKPLTIGEVRTIKSKTLNEDRTLNIYLPQGFDKTKSYPVIYLLDGSMNEDFIHVTGLVQFFNQMYSMPETIVVGVANIDRKRDFTFHTDLKDLQKDYPTTGHSDKFIAFVEKELKPYVESQFKTTEKYLFGQSLGGLLATEILLKKPEMFNNYFIISPSLWWDDESLLKQAPQLLSKSPDTKKFVYVSVGKGEHPVMIKDAEAFYDVLKKAGKKNWTLEYKMMETDNHATILHRSLYEGLVKMFPYQEPK